The Caulifigura coniformis genome includes a region encoding these proteins:
- a CDS encoding TlpA family protein disulfide reductase encodes MAMLPQEKQLVDDLQGKPFQMLSVCNDPTLESARATAAEKGMTWPNWFDGEAWTTEAAGLSRDETGIRPAGAIARQWNVRGWPTIYVLDEKGMIRARHLRGEGLNAMVHQLVAALENR; translated from the coding sequence ATGGCGATGCTGCCCCAGGAAAAGCAGCTTGTCGACGATCTTCAGGGCAAGCCGTTTCAGATGCTGTCCGTCTGCAACGATCCGACGTTGGAATCCGCCCGGGCGACGGCGGCCGAGAAGGGGATGACCTGGCCGAACTGGTTCGACGGCGAGGCCTGGACGACGGAGGCCGCTGGTCTGTCCAGGGACGAAACCGGGATTCGGCCTGCGGGCGCGATTGCCAGGCAATGGAATGTGAGAGGTTGGCCGACGATCTATGTGCTTGACGAGAAGGGCATGATCCGGGCCAGGCATCTGCGCGGCGAAGGATTGAACGCGATGGTTCATCAACTGGTCGCGGCTCTGGAAAACCGATGA
- a CDS encoding alpha/beta hydrolase encodes MIYVALPYLFVTAIFVLFQRSLIFRPSRSAPLPAASAELDPHSAEDVEVSADDGVVLHGWLIRSFRNHERAEDHRWLMIDFPGNSGHRYERRSDLREIADLGLDVLIVDYRGYAENQGAPTEERLAADARAVWQAAIDRYRYAPSQIVVFGESLGGAVATRLAAELGDDAPAALILASTFNSLADVASWTYPAFPFGILLWDHFDSETRIAGVRCSVIVIHGADDEFVPVELGQRLFDAAPELSAKGVTKRWEKVAGMGHNDVPLHVLRKSLEDVMASPAIDVDSLPRTGSKRVSLENLCRFCR; translated from the coding sequence GTGATCTACGTGGCTCTGCCCTACCTGTTCGTGACGGCGATCTTCGTGCTGTTTCAGCGCTCGCTGATCTTCCGGCCATCCAGATCGGCGCCCTTGCCTGCGGCGTCGGCGGAACTTGATCCGCATTCCGCGGAGGACGTCGAGGTCTCTGCAGATGACGGAGTGGTGCTGCACGGCTGGCTGATCCGGTCGTTCCGGAATCATGAGCGGGCCGAAGATCACCGCTGGCTGATGATCGATTTCCCCGGCAACAGCGGTCATCGCTACGAAAGGCGGAGCGATCTGCGGGAAATCGCCGATCTCGGACTCGACGTGCTGATCGTCGATTACCGCGGGTACGCGGAGAATCAGGGAGCACCTACGGAAGAACGTCTTGCTGCCGATGCTCGTGCCGTCTGGCAGGCCGCCATCGACCGATACCGGTATGCCCCCTCGCAAATTGTCGTCTTCGGCGAATCGCTTGGAGGGGCCGTCGCCACTCGCCTGGCAGCGGAGCTCGGTGACGATGCCCCGGCTGCACTGATCCTGGCTTCGACGTTCAACTCTCTCGCCGACGTGGCGTCGTGGACTTATCCGGCTTTCCCGTTTGGCATCCTGCTTTGGGACCACTTCGACTCCGAAACGCGCATTGCCGGCGTGCGCTGTTCGGTCATCGTGATTCATGGCGCCGATGACGAATTCGTCCCCGTCGAACTGGGGCAGCGGCTGTTCGATGCCGCACCCGAACTGTCGGCGAAGGGCGTCACGAAACGCTGGGAGAAAGTTGCCGGAATGGGGCACAATGATGTCCCCCTGCACGTGCTTCGGAAATCGCTTGAGGACGTCATGGCGAGCCCCGCCATCGATGTCGACTCGCTTCCCCGGACCGGGTCGAAACGCGTTTCACTGGAGAACCTGTGCCGGTTTTGCCGATGA
- a CDS encoding N-acyl-D-amino-acid deacylase family protein translates to MVRLRVLLSATLLLAVASTCQAQRPLNPDVLLKNALIVDGSGQPGAVGDVAIAGNRIIAVGTFEAGAPLRTIDCSGLVVCPGFIDLHNHSDTQIVSPRTRSNMNFVLQGCTTVLTGNCGSGPVNAGAYLDKVDASGAGTNVAHLLPQGALRGDVIGLDRRKATPEEIETMRGLADRAMRDGVWGMSTGLIYVPSSYADTAEIASIAEVVGRHGGVYASHIRGEGLDLLKSVEEVLEIGRAGNLPTHVSHFKCSGKDAWGLAREAIAMIDAAREKGVVITADQYPYVASSTSLDAVVIPTYARAGGTRKLLERWNDPQIGPTLAAEIEDSIKKKDDGRLVRIARFSHKPAWIGKSLYEIAQSEEKTPLQITRVIMENGGAGVVHFGMNEEEVRAIMLRPWVATASDGRADLPSIDKPHPRLYGTFPRKIGYYAIREKVIPLEMAIRSASGLPADIFGFSNPDAYLTTAKSGTRDGAKPTAELPRGYLKPGMAADVVAFDPKAFIDKATFDEPDRYSEGIRHMWVNGVLTVRDSQPTGALGGVALRHRSTAVSPAEASE, encoded by the coding sequence ATGGTCCGTCTTCGCGTACTGCTTTCCGCCACTCTTCTGCTGGCGGTCGCCTCAACCTGCCAGGCTCAAAGGCCGCTCAATCCTGATGTCCTTCTCAAGAACGCATTGATCGTCGATGGAAGCGGCCAGCCCGGCGCCGTTGGCGATGTCGCCATCGCCGGCAACCGGATCATCGCGGTCGGAACGTTTGAAGCGGGCGCCCCGCTCCGCACCATCGACTGTTCCGGCCTCGTGGTCTGTCCCGGCTTCATCGACCTCCATAACCACAGCGATACGCAGATCGTTTCACCGCGAACCCGGTCCAACATGAACTTCGTGCTGCAGGGCTGCACCACGGTTCTGACCGGAAACTGCGGCTCTGGCCCCGTGAACGCCGGAGCGTATCTCGACAAGGTCGACGCCTCCGGCGCCGGCACCAACGTCGCCCACCTGCTTCCGCAGGGAGCTCTCCGTGGCGATGTCATCGGGCTCGACCGCCGGAAAGCCACTCCGGAAGAAATCGAGACGATGCGCGGGCTGGCCGACCGGGCCATGCGCGACGGAGTGTGGGGAATGTCGACCGGCCTGATCTACGTCCCCAGCAGTTATGCAGACACCGCCGAGATCGCTTCCATTGCCGAAGTCGTCGGGCGTCACGGCGGCGTCTATGCCAGCCACATCCGCGGAGAAGGACTCGACCTGCTGAAGTCGGTCGAGGAAGTGCTGGAGATCGGCCGGGCCGGAAACCTCCCGACGCACGTTTCGCACTTCAAATGCAGCGGGAAGGATGCCTGGGGTCTCGCCCGCGAGGCGATCGCGATGATCGACGCCGCCCGCGAGAAGGGGGTCGTGATCACTGCAGATCAATATCCCTACGTGGCCTCCAGCACATCACTCGATGCGGTCGTCATTCCGACCTACGCGCGGGCCGGGGGAACCAGAAAGCTCCTCGAACGCTGGAACGATCCCCAGATCGGCCCGACGTTGGCAGCCGAGATCGAAGACTCGATCAAAAAGAAGGACGATGGCCGCCTCGTCCGCATCGCCCGTTTCTCCCACAAGCCGGCGTGGATCGGCAAAAGCCTGTATGAGATCGCGCAATCCGAGGAGAAAACTCCCCTCCAGATCACGCGCGTCATCATGGAGAACGGCGGCGCCGGCGTCGTCCACTTCGGAATGAACGAAGAAGAGGTGCGGGCCATCATGCTCCGCCCCTGGGTGGCAACCGCGTCCGACGGCCGGGCCGACCTCCCTTCCATCGACAAGCCGCATCCGCGGCTCTATGGCACCTTCCCTCGCAAGATCGGGTACTACGCAATCCGTGAGAAGGTCATCCCGCTCGAGATGGCGATTCGCAGCGCCAGCGGGCTCCCGGCCGACATCTTCGGTTTCTCGAATCCCGATGCGTATCTGACGACCGCAAAATCCGGAACGCGAGACGGAGCCAAACCGACCGCCGAACTTCCCCGCGGATACCTGAAGCCGGGGATGGCGGCCGACGTCGTCGCCTTCGATCCGAAGGCATTCATCGACAAGGCCACGTTCGACGAGCCAGACCGCTACTCGGAAGGCATCCGGCACATGTGGGTCAATGGAGTGTTGACCGTGCGAGATTCCCAGCCGACCGGCGCCCTGGGCGGGGTCGCACTTCGCCATCGGTCGACCGCCGTTTCCCCGGCCGAGGCATCCGAATAA
- a CDS encoding Bax inhibitor-1/YccA family protein translates to MYSMYDVDNRYDGFAADSSLEQRISFIRRVYGHLLGAMLLFIASAALFVNTPAIYQPLFSLLSLRWGPLLLIGGFMAASAVAQSMAYNRTSRGTQYFGLGLYAVLEALIFTPLLLYVQLRQGADVIMQAGTVTLIIFGGLSAVVMLTRSDFSFLRNFLWLGSLAAFAVIIVSMFTGGGITGSLLFMSAMVVLFSGWILYDTSNILHHYDTDQYVAAALKLFSSVATLFWWVLRLMSSRD, encoded by the coding sequence ATGTACTCGATGTACGACGTCGACAATCGCTACGACGGCTTTGCGGCCGATTCGTCACTGGAACAGCGGATCAGTTTCATCCGCCGTGTGTATGGGCATCTGCTCGGGGCGATGCTGCTGTTCATCGCCTCGGCCGCGCTGTTCGTCAACACGCCCGCCATCTACCAGCCGCTCTTCAGCCTGCTCAGCCTCCGCTGGGGACCGCTGCTCCTGATCGGCGGATTCATGGCGGCCAGTGCCGTCGCCCAGAGCATGGCGTACAACCGCACGAGCCGCGGAACCCAGTACTTCGGGCTGGGCCTCTATGCCGTGCTGGAAGCGCTGATCTTCACTCCGCTGCTCCTGTACGTTCAGCTCCGCCAGGGAGCGGACGTCATCATGCAGGCCGGCACCGTCACGCTCATCATCTTCGGTGGCCTGTCCGCTGTCGTGATGCTCACCCGGTCCGACTTCTCGTTCCTGCGGAACTTCCTCTGGCTCGGCTCGCTGGCCGCCTTCGCGGTGATCATCGTCTCCATGTTCACCGGAGGTGGAATCACCGGCAGCCTGCTGTTCATGAGCGCCATGGTCGTCCTGTTCTCCGGCTGGATCCTGTACGACACCTCGAACATCCTGCACCACTACGACACCGATCAGTACGTCGCGGCCGCGTTGAAGCTGTTCTCATCGGTCGCCACTCTCTTCTGGTGGGTGCTGCGGCTGATGTCGAGTCGCGACTGA
- a CDS encoding DUF1559 domain-containing protein codes for MASIRSRACARKCRQERRSGFTLIELLVVIAIIGLLVSMLMPAVQRAREAARRSSCINNMRQLGLAAHNYLSTHRVLPSGYIQQQGACDYLISPFNEPLIAPISNVPPVPPAPSAYDPLSKTIQIREWALNPEWGWHALLLPQMDQTTIQINYNVPKNDPTNWQMCQVPIEPYICPSAAYPSSRPANLGYTSYRGNLGWWPTLDSMGQPMTPLNNGAFFGNSALSDRDFTDGTSNTLMFGETLFGGFWNDRYSCCARARDDMGNSNFDTYWNVPTNPSPCPQPPTVAHLFGFGSYHGDVSVFTLADGSARTIAKNLDTETFRALCTRNGREPIMNAF; via the coding sequence ATGGCGTCGATTCGCAGCCGCGCTTGCGCGCGGAAGTGCCGTCAGGAGCGACGGTCGGGCTTTACTCTTATCGAACTTCTGGTCGTCATCGCGATCATCGGGCTTCTGGTTTCGATGTTGATGCCTGCCGTTCAGAGGGCTCGAGAAGCGGCGCGGCGGAGCTCCTGCATCAACAACATGCGCCAGCTGGGACTGGCCGCGCACAACTACCTGTCGACTCACCGCGTCCTTCCTTCGGGCTACATCCAGCAGCAGGGGGCGTGCGATTACCTGATCTCGCCGTTCAACGAACCGCTGATCGCGCCGATCTCGAATGTTCCCCCGGTGCCGCCGGCTCCATCGGCCTATGACCCTCTCAGCAAGACGATCCAGATTCGCGAATGGGCGCTGAACCCCGAGTGGGGCTGGCATGCCCTGCTGCTGCCGCAGATGGATCAGACGACGATCCAGATCAACTACAACGTGCCAAAGAACGATCCGACGAACTGGCAGATGTGCCAGGTGCCGATCGAGCCGTATATCTGTCCGAGCGCCGCGTATCCTTCCTCGCGCCCGGCCAACCTCGGGTACACGAGCTATCGTGGGAACCTCGGCTGGTGGCCGACGCTCGATTCGATGGGACAGCCGATGACTCCCTTGAACAACGGGGCATTCTTCGGAAACAGCGCGCTGTCCGATCGTGACTTCACCGACGGCACCTCGAACACGCTCATGTTCGGTGAGACCCTGTTCGGCGGCTTCTGGAACGATCGGTATTCCTGCTGTGCGCGCGCCCGCGACGACATGGGCAACTCGAATTTCGACACCTACTGGAACGTGCCGACGAATCCTTCACCCTGTCCGCAGCCTCCGACGGTCGCGCACCTGTTCGGATTCGGCAGCTATCACGGCGATGTCTCGGTGTTCACGCTGGCCGACGGCTCAGCACGCACCATCGCCAAGAATCTCGACACGGAGACCTTCCGCGCCCTGTGCACGAGGAATGGTCGCGAGCCGATCATGAATGCGTTCTGA
- a CDS encoding DUF1559 domain-containing protein, translated as MSRCPRKRIGFTLIELLVVIAIIAILIALLLPAVQQAREAARRTQCKNNLKQIGLALHNYHDVYNVFAAGAYWRMPTDSSCTDSSTTPYQKGSIMLRLLPYIDQAPLFNQWDFNPCNTDANTNPNQELRKTPIAPFRCPSDTFPAMNGTWAVHNYAACMGASRSGGTTGSPSGPCATAPWESFLKANSNPNNVAGMFTRSWRHTGIRDNTDGTSNTIYFGEMRPECSNHGDNGWAASNNGQGTTTTMVPINYDSCNRASGSTPVPADGCSWFGNWVTELGYKSLHTGGAHMLMGDGAVRFVSENISMETYARLGSKADGETVGEF; from the coding sequence ATGTCACGTTGTCCACGGAAGAGGATTGGTTTTACGCTGATTGAACTCCTGGTGGTGATTGCGATCATCGCCATTCTGATCGCCCTGCTGCTGCCCGCCGTACAGCAGGCCCGCGAGGCGGCCCGGCGAACACAGTGCAAGAACAACCTGAAGCAGATCGGGCTGGCACTGCACAACTACCACGACGTCTACAATGTGTTTGCAGCCGGCGCGTACTGGCGAATGCCGACCGACAGTAGCTGCACAGACAGCTCAACCACGCCGTACCAGAAGGGCTCGATCATGCTTCGGCTTCTGCCGTACATCGATCAGGCTCCGCTCTTCAACCAATGGGACTTTAATCCCTGCAATACGGATGCGAACACCAATCCTAATCAGGAGTTACGCAAGACGCCGATTGCGCCGTTTCGTTGTCCGAGCGATACGTTTCCGGCGATGAATGGCACGTGGGCGGTTCACAACTACGCCGCCTGTATGGGGGCGAGCCGGTCTGGGGGAACGACTGGAAGCCCAAGCGGTCCTTGTGCGACCGCCCCGTGGGAGTCATTCCTGAAGGCAAACTCAAATCCGAATAATGTCGCTGGCATGTTCACCAGGTCCTGGCGCCACACGGGAATTCGCGACAACACGGATGGAACGTCGAACACGATTTACTTCGGTGAGATGCGTCCGGAGTGCTCGAATCATGGCGATAACGGCTGGGCCGCTTCAAATAATGGCCAAGGCACGACGACGACAATGGTTCCCATCAACTACGACTCCTGCAATCGCGCGAGCGGGTCGACTCCTGTACCTGCGGACGGATGCAGCTGGTTCGGCAATTGGGTGACGGAGCTTGGTTACAAGTCGCTGCACACTGGTGGAGCACACATGTTGATGGGAGATGGCGCGGTCCGCTTTGTCAGCGAGAACATCAGCATGGAGACTTATGCCCGGCTTGGCTCTAAGGCCGACGGTGAAACAGTCGGGGAGTTCTAA
- a CDS encoding peroxiredoxin family protein, producing MDRRALLLPVAAVAIAALSVWRMQQENVRRSRPRPVPTLRNLRPAPSFLLTTQSGGRAKLAAYLGRTRVVLYFTGGAGSLATAQAFSAVAAAQPGIAGAGAQLVVVTPAPPQEVRRLQEARTAPFPFPVLSDIDPELGIPVPAHQIWGLGETEGRPPRSGLFLIDRSGYTEFSLDREGSPGRPVAVRDLEVTLGRLGKGEWPL from the coding sequence ATGGACCGCCGCGCACTCCTGCTCCCCGTCGCCGCCGTCGCCATCGCCGCCCTGTCGGTCTGGCGCATGCAGCAGGAGAACGTCCGTCGCTCGCGGCCCCGTCCGGTCCCGACTCTTCGAAACCTCCGGCCCGCCCCCTCGTTTCTCCTGACCACCCAGTCTGGAGGGCGGGCGAAGCTGGCCGCCTATCTCGGCCGGACCCGGGTCGTCCTCTATTTCACCGGCGGCGCAGGCTCCCTGGCGACGGCCCAGGCCTTCTCGGCAGTGGCCGCGGCACAGCCGGGAATCGCCGGGGCTGGCGCTCAACTGGTCGTCGTGACGCCCGCGCCGCCCCAGGAAGTCCGCCGCCTGCAGGAAGCGAGGACCGCCCCATTCCCCTTCCCCGTTCTTTCCGACATCGATCCCGAACTCGGAATCCCGGTTCCCGCCCACCAGATCTGGGGACTGGGAGAAACCGAGGGGCGGCCGCCACGCTCCGGCCTGTTTCTCATCGACCGATCCGGCTACACGGAGTTCTCACTCGACCGTGAGGGTTCGCCTGGACGGCCCGTCGCGGTGCGTGACCTGGAAGTCACGCTCGGGCGGCTCGGCAAAGGGGAGTGGCCGCTCTGA
- a CDS encoding AAA family ATPase: MPPEPKRDFDDFLEKFKKHRELMIDELHKVVVGQDAVIEQILAAIFTGGHCLLVGVPGLAKTLVVSTIARILDVQFKRIQFTPDLMPSDITGTNVLEEGDGGRREFRFVQGPVFTNVLLADEINRTPPKTQAALLQAMQEREVTVGQETYKLPEPFFVIATQNPIEQEGTYPLPEAQLDRFMFNVKVDYPKLEEEERILTSTTSGEKAEVRKVLSAKSILYLQKQITQIEVAPLMINYIARLVRATRPGDGASPQFIKELVDWGAGPRAGQYLIQGARAVAAMDGRAAVSFDDVRHVAIPVLRHRLSVNFQAQAEGMASEDIVTRLLQEVPEPSIPKYAGT; this comes from the coding sequence ATGCCTCCGGAACCCAAACGCGACTTTGACGACTTCCTTGAGAAGTTCAAAAAGCACCGCGAGTTGATGATCGACGAGCTGCACAAGGTCGTCGTCGGGCAGGACGCGGTGATCGAACAGATCCTTGCCGCCATTTTCACTGGCGGCCACTGCCTTCTCGTCGGCGTCCCTGGTCTCGCGAAGACTCTCGTCGTCAGCACGATCGCCCGCATCCTCGATGTGCAGTTCAAGCGCATCCAGTTCACCCCCGACCTGATGCCCTCGGACATTACCGGGACCAACGTCCTCGAAGAGGGAGACGGAGGACGGCGCGAATTCCGGTTCGTGCAGGGACCAGTGTTTACGAACGTTCTCCTCGCGGACGAAATCAACCGGACGCCGCCGAAAACGCAGGCCGCCCTGCTGCAGGCGATGCAGGAACGCGAAGTCACCGTCGGGCAGGAAACGTACAAGCTGCCGGAACCGTTTTTCGTCATCGCGACGCAGAATCCGATCGAGCAGGAAGGGACCTATCCGCTGCCGGAAGCCCAGCTCGACCGATTCATGTTCAATGTGAAGGTCGACTATCCGAAGCTGGAAGAAGAAGAACGGATCCTGACTTCCACGACGAGCGGCGAGAAAGCCGAGGTCCGCAAGGTGCTCTCGGCGAAGTCGATCCTCTATCTGCAGAAACAGATCACGCAGATTGAAGTCGCGCCGCTGATGATCAACTACATCGCCCGCCTCGTCCGGGCGACGCGGCCGGGCGACGGAGCCTCTCCGCAGTTCATCAAGGAACTTGTCGACTGGGGCGCCGGCCCGCGGGCCGGCCAATACCTCATCCAGGGAGCTCGTGCCGTGGCCGCAATGGATGGCCGCGCGGCCGTTTCCTTCGACGACGTCCGCCATGTCGCCATCCCGGTCCTCCGTCACCGCCTGTCCGTCAACTTCCAAGCCCAGGCCGAAGGAATGGCGAGCGAAGACATCGTCACCCGCCTGCTGCAGGAAGTTCCCGAGCCTTCGATCCCCAAGTACGCGGGAACCTGA
- a CDS encoding IS3 family transposase (programmed frameshift) yields the protein MARKRFGAEQIIPKLREAEVEIAQGATVAVAAKKIGVTEQTYYRWKKEYGGLKMDQAKRLKELEKENARLKRLLADAELDKAILREAAFGKLLSPAKRRQAVAYVRNSLGIEHVSERRACRVLGQMRSTQRRQAHVPNEEPRLIRDMVALATQYGRYGYRRVTALLRRDGWKVNHKRVERLWRQEGLKVPKRQPKRKRLCFNDGSCVRLRPAHRDHVWSYDFVQTRTHDGRPVRMLTVIDEFTRECLAIDVARKLTSEDVLERLSGLFVCRGVPQHIRSDNGPEFTATAVQDWLRRVRVKTLFIEPGSPWENGYVESFNGKLRDELLDREVFETLLEAKVLIERWRVEYNTIRPHSSLGYRPPAPEVRPLQRPASAALQQASAADPLTSGSLS from the exons ATGGCGAGGAAACGATTTGGCGCTGAGCAGATCATCCCCAAGCTTCGAGAAGCCGAGGTCGAGATCGCTCAGGGAGCGACGGTCGCCGTCGCCGCCAAGAAGATTGGCGTCACCGAGCAGACGTACTACCGCTGGAAGAAGGAGTACGGTGGACTGAAGATGGATCAGGCCAAGCGGCTCAAGGAGCTCGAGAAGGAAAACGCCCGGCTCAAGCGGCTCCTGGCCGATGCGGAGCTCGACAAGGCCATCCTGCGGGAGGCCGCCT TCGGGAAACTTCTGAGCCCGGCGAAGCGGCGCCAGGCCGTGGCGTACGTCCGCAATTCGCTGGGCATCGAACACGTCTCAGAGCGTCGAGCCTGTCGTGTGCTGGGGCAGATGAGATCCACCCAACGCCGCCAGGCCCACGTTCCGAATGAGGAACCTCGCCTGATCCGGGACATGGTCGCTCTGGCGACGCAGTACGGCCGGTACGGCTATCGCCGGGTCACGGCCCTGCTGCGGCGGGATGGCTGGAAGGTCAATCACAAGCGGGTGGAACGCCTGTGGCGACAGGAAGGCCTGAAGGTTCCCAAACGTCAGCCGAAACGGAAGCGGCTGTGCTTCAACGACGGATCCTGCGTCCGGCTGCGGCCAGCGCACCGGGATCACGTCTGGAGCTATGACTTCGTGCAGACCCGGACGCACGATGGTCGGCCGGTCCGGATGCTGACCGTCATCGACGAGTTCACGAGGGAGTGCCTGGCGATCGACGTGGCCAGAAAGCTGACCAGCGAAGACGTCCTGGAGCGACTCAGCGGCCTGTTCGTCTGCCGAGGCGTTCCGCAGCACATTCGTTCCGACAACGGTCCTGAGTTCACAGCCACTGCCGTTCAGGACTGGCTGAGGAGGGTTCGCGTGAAGACGTTGTTCATCGAGCCCGGCAGTCCGTGGGAGAACGGCTATGTGGAGTCGTTCAACGGGAAGCTGCGTGACGAGCTGCTCGATCGGGAAGTGTTCGAGACCCTGCTGGAGGCGAAGGTGCTGATCGAGCGGTGGCGTGTGGAATACAACACCATCAGGCCGCATAGCTCACTGGGGTATCGTCCCCCGGCCCCGGAGGTGCGCCCGCTGCAGAGGCCTGCTTCCGCTGCGCTCCAGCAGGCCTCTGCAGCGGATCCTTTGACAAGCGGGTCTTTAAGTTAG
- a CDS encoding type III pantothenate kinase: MTNPLPSEYLAIDAGNTRIKFGRFTFAAGDVLPVCVASGHVMCGQPLPAAALGSPVTGRLQAVLSGSNPPEIERLAREWPDDLAHLAVVTDRTTFPIAVDVESPSRVGLDRLLNAIAALRLRQPGQPVVIVDSGTAVTVDYVNRSGAFAGGAILPGIGMGARALHRYTAMLPLLAAPGIAAAPPEVLGRNTVAAMSSGLYWGHVGAVRELANRIAESDPGDPPRLMLVTGGAGAVVSPHLERSQEWPFLPLQGLVLAYLAGNGG; the protein is encoded by the coding sequence GTGACGAATCCGCTCCCTTCCGAATACCTCGCGATTGATGCCGGGAATACGCGCATCAAGTTCGGGCGGTTCACGTTTGCGGCGGGGGACGTGCTCCCGGTTTGCGTCGCGTCGGGGCATGTGATGTGTGGGCAGCCGTTGCCCGCGGCGGCCCTGGGGTCCCCGGTCACCGGCCGGCTGCAGGCCGTCCTCAGCGGATCGAATCCCCCGGAGATCGAGCGGCTGGCTCGCGAGTGGCCGGACGACCTGGCGCATCTTGCGGTCGTCACCGACCGGACGACGTTTCCGATTGCAGTGGATGTTGAGTCACCGAGTCGGGTGGGACTCGACCGGCTTCTCAATGCAATTGCCGCTTTGCGGCTTCGCCAGCCGGGACAGCCCGTAGTGATTGTCGACAGCGGGACGGCCGTAACGGTCGACTACGTGAACCGCAGCGGGGCTTTTGCCGGTGGAGCGATTCTCCCGGGCATCGGAATGGGGGCCCGCGCCCTGCATCGCTATACCGCGATGCTCCCTCTTCTGGCCGCACCGGGGATTGCGGCGGCTCCGCCCGAAGTGCTCGGTCGCAACACCGTGGCCGCGATGTCGAGCGGGCTTTACTGGGGACACGTCGGCGCCGTCCGGGAACTTGCAAACCGGATCGCGGAGTCGGACCCGGGGGATCCGCCGCGGCTGATGCTCGTCACGGGCGGGGCCGGAGCGGTCGTCTCTCCGCACCTCGAGCGGTCCCAGGAATGGCCCTTCCTCCCCCTGCAGGGGCTGGTTCTTGCCTACCTTGCGGGCAACGGCGGCTGA
- a CDS encoding chondroitinase-B domain-containing protein, producing the protein MISIQLPSIHRFLVLVASAAALSASSFSQASEILVKKTDDFRRLTRNIQPGDVVILERGEWADARIHLHAEGSESKPVLIRAEVPGETVLSGKSEVRISGRHVIVDGIVFTDPKGVSDLVAFRTDSRRLANDCVLRNCSVTDSGPVNQELSSRWVSIYGARNRVENCLFSGKRDVGATLVVWVGDVPGEHRIRRNWFGPRKPLGKNGGETIRVGTSD; encoded by the coding sequence ATGATTTCGATTCAATTGCCTTCAATCCATCGATTCCTGGTGTTGGTCGCATCGGCCGCAGCTCTGTCGGCCTCCAGCTTCAGCCAGGCGTCCGAGATCCTGGTGAAGAAGACCGACGACTTCCGTCGGCTCACTCGGAACATTCAGCCAGGGGATGTTGTAATTCTCGAGCGAGGAGAATGGGCCGATGCTCGGATCCACCTGCATGCCGAAGGTTCGGAATCGAAACCCGTTCTGATTCGGGCCGAGGTTCCAGGCGAGACAGTTCTTTCCGGGAAGTCCGAAGTAAGGATTTCGGGCCGCCATGTGATCGTGGACGGAATTGTTTTCACAGATCCGAAGGGAGTGTCCGACCTGGTCGCGTTCCGCACGGACAGCAGGCGACTGGCCAATGACTGTGTTCTCCGGAATTGCAGCGTCACGGATTCAGGGCCCGTCAATCAGGAGCTGTCGTCGCGCTGGGTTTCGATCTACGGTGCCCGAAATCGCGTTGAGAATTGTTTGTTTTCTGGCAAACGCGATGTCGGAGCGACGCTCGTGGTCTGGGTTGGCGACGTTCCCGGGGAACATCGAATCCGGAGAAACTGGTTCGGTCCGCGGAAGCCTCTCGGAAAAAATGGCGGGGAGACGATCCGCGTTGGGACCAGCGACTGA